The Dunckerocampus dactyliophorus isolate RoL2022-P2 chromosome 16, RoL_Ddac_1.1, whole genome shotgun sequence genome includes a window with the following:
- the dynll2b gene encoding dynein, light chain, LC8-type 2b isoform X1 produces the protein MEVDQALAVWCNQFRQVFQVLEYLPHPLSAYKQCWEDTVVLYPREHQLNSIELEKVICCKKKRELTMEERRSILKLRNSKANMTDKKAVIKNADMSEEMQQDAVDCAMQAMEKYNIEKDIAAYVKKEFDKKYNPTWHCIVGRNFGSYVTHETKHFIYFYLGQVAILLFKSG, from the exons atggaggttgatcaagccttggcagtttgGTGCAATCAATTCCGACAGGTGTTCCaggttctggagtacttaccaCATCCTCTGTCTGCATATAAACAGTGTTGGGAAGACACTGTGGtgctataccctcgtgaacatcagttgaacagcattgaactggagaaagtcatttgttgcaagaaaaaaagggaattaacaatggaggAGAGACGGAGCATCTTAAAACTTCGAAAT TCAAAAGCCAACATGACTGACAAGAAGGCCGTGATCAAGAATGCGGACATGTCTGAGGAAATGCAGCAGGACGCGGTGGACTGCGCCATGCAAGCGATGGAAAAGTACAACATTGAGAAGGACATTGCTGCCTATGTGAAGAAG GAGTTTGACAAGAAGTACAACCCCACGTGGCACTGCATCGTGGGGAGGAACTTTGGCAGCTACGTGACGCACGAGACCAAGCATTTCATATACTTCTACCTCGGCCAGGTGGCCATTCTACTCTTCAAGTCGGGCTGA
- the dynll2b gene encoding dynein, light chain, LC8-type 2b isoform X2 encodes MTDKKAVIKNADMSEEMQQDAVDCAMQAMEKYNIEKDIAAYVKKEFDKKYNPTWHCIVGRNFGSYVTHETKHFIYFYLGQVAILLFKSG; translated from the exons ATGACTGACAAGAAGGCCGTGATCAAGAATGCGGACATGTCTGAGGAAATGCAGCAGGACGCGGTGGACTGCGCCATGCAAGCGATGGAAAAGTACAACATTGAGAAGGACATTGCTGCCTATGTGAAGAAG GAGTTTGACAAGAAGTACAACCCCACGTGGCACTGCATCGTGGGGAGGAACTTTGGCAGCTACGTGACGCACGAGACCAAGCATTTCATATACTTCTACCTCGGCCAGGTGGCCATTCTACTCTTCAAGTCGGGCTGA
- the LOC129169056 gene encoding serine/arginine-rich splicing factor 1-like — MSGGGIIRGPAGSNDCRIYVGNLPPDIRSKDVEDLFYKYGAIRDIDLKNRRGGPPFAFVQFEDARDADDAVFGRDGYDYDGYRLRVEFPRSGRGGATGPPRGRYGPPSRRSEYRVIVSGLPPSGSWQDLKDHMREAGDVCYADVNRDGSGVVEFVRKEDMTYAVHKLDNSKFRSHEGETAYIRVRMDGHRSPSYDRSRSRSRSRSRSRSFSPRRGRASPRYSPRRSRTRSRSHSRSRSRSRT; from the exons ATGTCTGGAGGAGGCATTATTCGCGGACCGGCGGGCAGCAACGACTGCCGCATCTACGTGGGGAATCTCCCTCCCGATATCCGCTCCAAGGACGTCGAAGACTTATTCTACAAGTACGGGGCCATTCGCGACATTGATCTGAAAAATCGACGAGGAGGACCACCGTTTGCCTTCGTGCAGTTCGAGGACGCGAG GGATGCAGATGATGCTGTTTTCGGACGGGATGGTTATGACTATGATGGCTACCGCCTGCGTGTGGAGTTCCCCCGAAGCGGCAGAGGTGGCGCTACAGGCCCTCCGAGAGGACGATACGGACCTCCCTCTCGGCGATCCGAGTACCGGGTCATCGTGTCAG GTCTCCCCCCTAGCGGAAGCTGGCAAGACCTGAAGGACCACATGCGAGAGGCGGGCGACGTCTGTTACGCCGACGTCAACCGAGACGGCAGCGGCGTTGTCGAGTTTGTGCGCAAAGAGGACATGACCTATGCCGTCCACAAGTTGGACAACAGCAAGTTCCGCTCCCACGAG GGCGAGACGGCGTACATTCGCGTGAGGATGGACGGCCACCGCAGCCCCAGCTACGACCGCTCCCGCAGTCGGAGCCGAAGCAGGAGCCGATCGCGCAGCTTCTCGCCTCGCCGCGGCCGGGCCTCGCCGCGCTACTCGCCACGGCGCTCCCGCACTCGCTCTCGTTCCCACTCCCGTTCCCGCTCTCGCTCCCGCACCTAA